Within the SAR202 cluster bacterium genome, the region GCCTCCCCGGGTTCGTTGTCGGCACCATTATCTTCGTTAACCTCCTCCTGGCGGCGTTCAACCTGTTGCCCATCGCGCCGCTGGACGGCTTCAAGGTGGCGCTTGGGTTGCTCCCGAGGGACCTTGCGTCAGGCTTCGCCCGGCTGGAGCCATTCGGCCCGGCGGTCCTGCTGATGATGATTGCCATTGACTGGGTGGTACCCGGAGCGAATATCATCGGGCGGCTCATACGGCCGCTGGTTAACCTCATGAGCACGGTGATTCTGGGCGGCAGCTTATGGTAGTATGCGGTGCGGCGACGAAAGGCAGGCGTTAGCCGGTGAGTACGAGCAGGCCGGACAAAGCGCGGGCGGAGCGCATCACCATCATCGGGATGAACAGCACCGGCATGTCCTTTGGGCTTGCGCTCAAAGGGGCTGGGCTCACGGCCACGGAGATTGTCGGCGCGGACGGCGACCGGGCAGCGCTGGACCGCGCGGCCAGCCTGGGGGCGGTGGACCGCACCAGCGCAAACCTCGCGGATGCCCTTGAAGGCGCGGCCCTGGTGATAATCGCAGAGGATCTGTCGATGACGCGGGACCTCCTGGCCGCGATCGGCGACGCTCTTGCGACGGGCGCGACGGTGACGGACACATCCAGCCCGAAGGCCGCAACGATAGAATGGGCCGAGACGCACCTGCCGGCCGGCGTCAGCTTCGTTGGGGGTCATCCCCTTGGCGGCAGGCCGGATGAGACATCCGCCACCGCCTTCGAAGGCGCGTCATATGCGATAGTCCCTTCGAAGAGGGCGTCGAAAGGCTCTATTGAGAGCGTCGCGTCGATGGTTGAGCTCCTGGGCGCAAAGCCGGTGTTCATGGACGCGGCCGAGCACGACGCCTTCGCGGCAATGACGGAGATTCTCCCCGCGTTGATAGGCTACGCCTACCTGGCGAACACGGCGGGCTCGCCGCCGTGGAAGGACGTTTCAAGGTTTGCGGGGCTGGAGTGGGCGCAGATCGCCTACTCGGCGGCGGACCCGAAGGACGCTGCAGTCGCGGCTGCCGCCGCGACCGATGCCACAGTCAATGCCATAAACGGCCTCATCGAGAAACTTGTCGAGATCCGCGACCTGGTGCGGAGCAGAGATGAAAGGCTTTCGGGAAGGCTCATTGAGCTTTGGGAAGCCCGGGCGCGCTGGGAGTTAGGTGAAACCTCTGCTCGGCCTGCCGCACACGAGTCCGCGGGGAGCTTTTCAAGTATGATTCTGGGGCGCCGCCTGAGCGAGCGCCTCAAGCAAATAGGCAATGTAAATCGTCGCCGCAAGTGGGGGTACCCGCGCAAGGGCGACAAGGAGTAACGGTCGAATGAAGAAGGTTATCCAACACCGGCCCCGCATTGAGGGCGCTATTGCGACTCCGGGAGACAAGTCCACATCGCACCGCGCGGCGCTCTTGAACTCGATAGCGGAGGGGACCGCGCACGTCTCCAATTTCTGCGTCGGCGATGACCGCGCGTCGATGCTGCGCGTTTTGCGCGGCCTTGGAGTGAGGATAACAAGGCACAACGCCTGCCCGGTCAGCGGAGCGGATGAATGCTTCAAAGTGGAGGGCCGCGGACTGGACGGGCTGGTGGAACCTACCAACGTTCTCAGCGCCGGCAATAGCGGCACGACGACCCGCCTCGTCTCCGGCCTGCTCGCCGGCCAGTCGTTCATGAGCGTACTCACCGGCGACGGGTCACTCCGCCGCCGCCCAATGTCGCGCGTCGTCAAGCCGCTCACGCAGATGGGCGCGAAGATAATGGGCCGGAGCAAAGACACTTTACTCCCGTTGGCCATTCGCGGCGGCGACCTGAAGGGCATCAACTACACCGTCCCCATGGCCAGCGCGCAGGTGAAGTCGTGTGTGCTCATAGCCGGGCTTTATGCCCAGGGGACGACGACCGTAACCGAGCCTACCCTGTCCCGCGACCACACGGAGCGCATGTTGCGTTACATGGGCGCCAACCTGAAGTCCAGCGGCCTCAGCCACTCGATCAGCCGGTCGAAGCTGATTGCGAAGGATATTGCGGTGCCGGGAGACACCAGCTCCGCAGCATTCTGGCTGGTGGCCGGAGCCGTACACCCGAACGCTCGGATCACGCTCAGGAACATAGGCATCAACCCCACCCGCACGGGCGTCATCAAGGTGCTGGAGTCCATGGGCGCGAGAATACGCATGCAGAATGTGCGGGAGAGTGGTCCTGAAACCGTTGCGGACATCGTGGTCGAAACGAGCGAACTGCACGGTACGGAGATAAGGGGCGAGATCATTCCCCATGTCATTGACGAACTGCCGGTGCTATCGCTGGCCGCAGCTCTGGCGAAGGGCAAGACCGTGATAGCCGACGCCGAGGAGCTGAGGGTCAAGGAGTCGGACCGGATCAACGCGACGGCAGTGGGACTCAACGCGCTGGGCGCCAGAGTGGAAGAGCAAGGCGACGGGATGGTCATCTACGGCGGCGCAAAGCTCAAGGGGGCCGCGGTGAAGAGCTACGGCGACCACCGCATTGCCATGACGATGGGCATCGCGGGCGTCATTGCAACCGGCAGGACGACTATCGACGGGGCTGAGGCGGCGAGCGTCTCCTACCCGCTCTTCTGGGACACGCTGCAGTCGCTTACGATGGGTGGGTTACAATAGTGGGATTATGAACAACGCCGCCAACGGCCACAAACAGTCCATACTGCTCGTCCTCTCCGGCCCATCCGGGGTCGGGAAGGACGCCGTCCTGAACCGGATGAAGGCGGCCGGCAGGCCATACCACTTCACGGTCACCTGCACCACCCGCCCAAAGCGGGCAAGCGAGACTGAAGGCAAGGACTATATCTTCCTGACTTCCGAAAAGTTCCGGGAGATGCTCCGCAACGGCGAATTCCTCGAATCGGCGGAGGTCTACGGCAACTACTACGGAGTGCCGAAGCGGCAGGTGATGGACGCCCTGAACGCGGGCAAGGACGTCATCATCAAGACCGACATCCAGGGCGCGGCGACCATCCGGAAGCTGGCCCCCAACGCGTTGTTCATCTTCCTGGCGCCGCCAAGCATGGAAGAGCTGGCGGCGCGCCTGACGCTACGCATGACGGAGTCGCCGGAGGCGTTAAGGCGCCGCCTGGACACCGCAGAAAAAGAGATGCGGGAGTCGTCCCGGTTCGACTATGTGGTTGTCAACGAAAACGACCGCATCGACGAGGCGGTGCACGCCATTGAGGAGATAATGGAGCGAGAGCGCATGGAGGCCCGCCGCCGGGTGGTGGCTCTCTAGGACAGGGCTATCTGCCCCCCGGGTTGCACGCGGTATGTCGCCGGTAACAAAGAGGCGCCTCTGTTTTCAGAGGCGCCTTCGCTATTTCCGCCGGCTTCTATGGAGCGGGACCTTCCGGACTATCGCCCGGGTTGGCGCTGCTGGTGGCGAGCCTTGGCCCGCTCCAGGGCCGACATCCCGGCGGACGACCCGGCATCCTGGGAGTGCAGCTCGATTCGCTGCTGCCTCTCGCCGGGAGCGCGATCGCCGCGCTGCCCGCCTGACCTCGGCGAACGTGACGAACCCTGCGGCCTGCTATCACCGCGCGGCGGCCTTCCGCCCGAAGAGCGCTGCCTGGGCTGGCGCGACTGGGGCGACGGCATGGGCAAGGGGTCGCGGGCGAGCTCGCCGTGTGGCCAGGGCGAAGGGGCGATGCGCCGGCCGAGCGCCTTCTGCATCTCGTGCCACTTAAGGAAGTCCACCGCCGTAAGCAGGGTTATCGCCGTCCCGGCGCGCCCCATGCGGCCGGTGCGGCCCACGCGGTGCGTGAACAACTCGGCGGTCTCAGGCATCTCGTAGTTAATGACAAGGTCTATGTCCGAGACGTCGATGCCGCGCGCGGCGACGTTGGTCGCAACCAGAATCGGCAGCTTGCCGGAGCGGAAGTCCGCCATGACCTTCTCGCGGGCGTTCTGACTCAGGTTGCCCTGGAGCGCCGCGGTGGGGTAGCCCAGCTGTACGAGCCGGGTGGCCAGCTTCTTGACGCCGTGCTTCGTTCGCCCGAAGACGAGGACGGAGCCCTCGCCGCGCTTGTCGAGCAGGACCTTCAGCGCGCTGAGCTTCACGTCCGCGCCCACTTCGTAGACGATCTGCTCAATGACCGCCGGGGCCTCCTTATCAGGAGTGACGCGAACAGTCACGGGGGAGCGCATGTGCTTCTCGGCGGTAAGCTTCACCCACTGGGGCATGGTGGCCGAAAAGAGCGCCGTTTGCCTTGTAGTTGGCGTGTAGCCGATGATCCGCTCCACGTCCGGCGCGAAGCCGCGGTCCAGCATCTCGTCCGCCTCGTCCAGGACAAATACCTTGACGCTCTTGAGATTGAGCGCCCCCTGACGAAGGTGGTCGAGCGTCCTGCCCGGCGTCCCAATGATGATGTGCGGCCCACGCCTCAGCGCGGACTGCTCCGGGACGAGCGACCTGCCGCCGTAAAGTAGCGTCAGCTTGAGCTTGCAGGCCTTTGCGAGCGGCTCGGCCACATCCGCAATCTGGATTGCCAGCTCGCGGGTTGGGACCAGAACCAGGGACTGCACTCCGTTGACTTTCGTGTCACACGCCTCGATCATGGGGATCGTGAAGGCTAGAGTCTTGCCGGAGCCTGTGGGCGCTTGGCCCAGAAGATCGTGCCCTGCAAGCATGGCGGGAATCGCCGACACTTGAATAGGCGTGGGCGAGGTGATGCCCATTTTCTGAAGCTCAGCGAAGATTGCGGGTCGGACTTGCTGAAATGAGAATGGCTGTGCGGACTGGGTAACTGAATTGACTGTGGGGGTCCGGGTAGATTTATCGGTCATTACCAAACGGGGCGACTCCTTGGGAGTTGAGATATGGTTACGGGGCGGTCGTCGCTTATTCGCGATGAGGGGGGACAGAGTGGAGGTATCCAAGCCATGCCCGCCTATTACGGCGGCATTCCGATCCGTATCACCAAACCGATTATACCACAATGTTTGACAATCGCCACGATATTCGTAGCGCCGCCTTGTTAACGGAACATCGAGTGCCCTGCGCGCACTATGCTCCCTGTGACCTATCGTCTACAATCGGTGTGTTGACTCAATCTATCTATCCTATATACCTCCGCAAAGGAAGTGCGCTCATGACGACAACGACCACCGGACGAAAAGTCCTGCCAGCGAATGTGCGACCTTCTCACTATAAGATCACTCTCTCGCCGGACCTCGACAACTTCACTTTTCGCGGTGAGGAAACAGTCCGGATCGACATTCAGGAGCCTACAAGAACTATTACCCTGAACGCGGATGAGCTGGCCATCCAGACCTGCAGCTTCCAGGCAATGGGTGGGAGGTCCTTCGCCCCTATTGAAACGACACTTAACGAGAAGGACCAGACAGTAACGTTCACATTCCAGCAGGAGATCCCGGTCAGCCAGGGCGCGCTGAACATCAAGTTCACCGGCACGCTGAATGACAAGCTCCGCGGCTTCTACCGCAGCAAGTACAGGGGCAAGGACGGCAAGGACCACTACCTGGCCACAACGCAGTTTGAGGCGACGGATGCCCGCCGCGCGTTCCCATGCTGGGATGAGCCGTCATTGAAGGCCCGGTTCCAGATAAACCTGGTTATCCCTCCTGCCTTGACCGCTGTATCCAACATGCCGCTTGTGAAGGAATCCAGAGACCCGTCGGGCAAGAAGCGCATGGAGTTCGAGGACTCCCCGATCATGTCCACGTACCTGGTCGCGTTTGTCGTCGGCGACCTTAAGTACGTGGAGGAGGGTTCGAAAAGCGGCACAATGATGCGCATCTGGGCGACGGCGGGCAATGAGGAGAAGGGGCGCTACGCGCTGGACGTCTCTTTGCGGTTGCTCGACTACTACAACAGTTACTTCGGCATCCCCTACCCGCTGGCCAAGATGGACCACATAGCCATTCCTGATTTCGCTGCCGGCGCAATGGAGAACTGGGGCTGCATCACTTACCGCGAACCCGCGCTGCTGGTGGACCCGGCCAACAGCTCTGCCGGCACCCGCCAGACCGTGGCGGCTGTTGTGGCACACGAGATGGCGCACATGTGGTTCGGCGACCTTGTCACAATGGCATGGTGGAACGATCTCTGGCTCAACGAGAGCTTCGCCTCGTGGATGGGCGATAAGGCCGTGGACGTTTTGCACCCAGAGTGGCAGATGTGGACGCAGTTTGTCTCGTCAGACACCAACCGCGCGCTCAGCCTCGATGGGCTGAAGAACTCGCACCCGATCGAGCAGGAGGTCAATAACCCGGACGAGATCGGGCAGCTCTTCGACGCAATCAGTTACAGCAAGGGCGGCTCGATCCTACGCATGCTTGAGCACTACCTCGGCGCGGACACATTCCAGCGCGGCCTGGGTATTTACCTCAATCGCCACCAGTACAAGAATGCTGCCCAGATAGACCTTTGGAACGCGATGGGCGAGGCGTCCGGAAAGCCCGTCGCCGCAATGATGTCCTCGTGGATCAACCAGACCGGGTACCCAGTACTGGACGTCAAGACTTCGCGGAAGTCGGGCGCGGTGGACCTGGCCGCTTCACAGAACCGCTTCCTGTACGACCACCTGGTAGACAGGAATGCGAAGGACGACACGCTGTGGCGCGTGCCGCTTGCTGCCCGCACGGATTCGGGGGCAACAGCGTCCGCGATGATGGACCAGCGCGAGGCGAAGCTTTCGATTGCCACAGGAAAGGCCGGTGCGGGCGCACTCTGGGTGAAGGTCAATCCGGAGCAGACGGGCTTCTATCGCGTCAATTACACGCCGGAGGACTGGAACGCCCTTCGCCCGGCCATCCGCGACCTTGCTCTGCCGGCAATGGACCGCCTCGGAATTCAGAACGACGCCTACGCACTGGCCCGAGGGGGGTACATACCCATCACCGTATTCCTGAACATCGCAGAGGCCTACCTGAACGAGACGGACGCGAGCGTCTGGTCGGACCTGACGGCCAACTTTGGGAGCCTGGACCTGCTGATCGGCAGCCAGAACTACTACCCGCGCTACCAGGCATATGCCCGCCGCATACTGCAAACGGCCGGCAAGCAGATCGGCTGGGACAAGCGGCCCAACGAGGGACACCTGGACGCCCTGCTGCGCAGCACGTTGCTCACGGCCCTGGGCGAATACAAGGACGATTCAACCCTTGCGGAGGCCAGGAAGCGCTTCGACGCCTACGTGAAGGACCCCGGGTCCGTGCACCCGGATATCCGCCGCGTTTCCCTTGCCCTGACGGCCAAGCGCGGCGACCGAGCCGTGTACGACAAGATGTGGGAAATGGAGAAGGCTGCCGCCCTCGAAGAGGAGAAACTTCGCCTGCTTGTCGCTCTTACCCAGTTTGAGCGCCAGGACCTCCTGGAGGAGACGCTCAACCGCTCGCTTTCGGCAGACGTGCGCCTTTCAAATACGATTGCGGTTGTCACGTACGTGGCCAACAACCGCCATGGACGGGATATGGCATGGGGATTCCTCAAGAAGAACTGGACGGAGTTCGACCGCCGCTACGGCGAAGGTGGTTTCGGCCTCATGCGCCTTGTTGCCGGCACAACGAAGTTCACCACACGCGACCGGTACGAAGATGTCGAGTCGTTCTTCAAAGCTCATCCGGCCCCGGCTGCGGACCGCACCATCAAGCAATCGCTGGAGTTGATAAGGATCAACATCGCCTGGCTGGAGCGGAACGCGGACGAGCTGGAGAAGTGGTTCGTGGGCTAAACGCCCTCCCTTCTGCCTGTCAAGACCGCGCAATCAAGGGCACTTGATTTCGACGGCCACGCCAATGTAGTTTGGTGTGGCCGTCGCATTTTGGCGTCATCGAGAACTGGAGGGCCTATGAATTTAATCGCAGCGCTGCCACGGTTCGCATGGCTGTTCGTCGCAATCGGAATCACTGCAATCGCCTTCTCAATATCCTCAGCCCACGCCGCTCCTCAGACCCAGACGGGTCAGGTCCTGGTCCTTCCCATCAATGCCCAACTAGAGCGCCCCCTGACGACCTACACCGTTGAGTTCGCCAACCCTCAGTCGCTCGAACTAAGCTACAAGTGGACCGGGCCAGATTGCGGCACCTTCCCGGACGGCCAGGGATCCACACGAGAGCCGAGCGGCCAGTTAAGCTTCACCTGGTCTCACCCTCACCCGCCATGTGACCCGACCGTGGAGCACGACCACGTAACCATCACGCTTCTTGTCACCCACAGGACTGGGACGATTACGTGCACCTACCGCGGCGCCTCAACCGGCGAGGGTGCCCCATGCAAGGCTACCGAGGCCCAGGCGGCGCCGCCTACGCCGCCGGCCTCCGCGGTCGGTCCCACGCCATGCAAAGTTGAAGTCTAGGGCGTGTACGAGCCTTCCCAGGCGTCGCGGCAAGACGACTTCTCCTTCGTGGACAAGCCGACCAAGCGACTTACCAAGGTAGGCCCTACCGAATGGAACGCGTAGCTGCCGATGGTTGCCGGACGGCGCACGCCCGTCTTCGGCTCCAAGGCGGAGATTCACAAGGCTATCATCATAACCGGCAAATCGAACGGCACCCAGAGGGCGACTGTCTCTATCAAGATCACATCCGACCAGGCCAGCCCTTCGACCATCTACTCCGGACCGGCAAAGTACTCGATACCCATAGACCCGCCCTGCACCGAGAATTCGGTGGACTTCCTACTGCTTGTAGATACTCCGATGGGCTTGCCTGAGCCCCCGGCGACTCCGTTCCAGTTCCCCGCAAAGGGGCCGTACGAAATACACGCCCAGGTCCTGCGTGAGGACGGCAGCAAGTCCGGCGTTGCCGACATTGTTGTTCGAGGCAACGTGGTGGAGATTCCTCCGCTCCGGGTCAATTACTTCCCTGCCTACATTGGCAGCACCGATATGGAGTTCGCGCGCCGGCTGGAAATCCGGGGCGTGGTCCAGCGGGCGGCGCAGGCGTTGAGGCAGGCTACGGACCGGGACCTGCCTATCTTCTTCCCGTTGAAGTCCACAGGAGGAGTTGTTACCACTTTGAGGTCCACAGTCGACCTCAATCCGGTGCTGAACCCGCCGCAGACCTGGGGTGAGTGGTTCTCAGACAAGACGAGGATCGGCGCTCTGAGCGCCACGCAGCAGCATGACCTGCGCATGAGCCGGATCAACGACTACTTCACGACCGGCGCAGCCCTGACTGAGCCTGCGGGTGCGCAGACCCGCTACATTGTTGTTCTGCAGAAGCCGGACCTGTACGCGGTCTGGGGGAGCGATGGAATCAACGGCTTCTCCAACCACAAGGGAGCGATGGTCCACTCCGACGTGGTCTTCCGCACGGTTGCCCATGAGATTGCGCACACTACCGGCCGCACCTCGGACTCGGAGGGCTGGCTGTTCTCCAGAGACGAGATGCAGCGTGACTGTTCGCTGAACTACCACAACGAGGCGATGGAGATCGCGCACGGTGTGCGCATTGCGGCGGACAATTCCCGAGCGATTCTGAAGGACCAGTACCACATGATGGTCTCGGTTGTGGACAATCCGCCGTGGTGGATCAGTCAGTGCACGTACTGGCACCTGGTGCACCGGCTGCAGGAAAGGCTCGATCCGCCGGTGATACAGGTGCGTGGCCACCTCTCCAGGACCGAAAGCGCCAACGGCGCGGCCCTATTGCCTTCGTACCGGATGGACGGAGTGATCGACCTCAATGAGGGGCCGGGCGAGTGGGCCATCCTGCTCAAGGACGATGGGGGCAACCTGCTTGGGAGCTTCCCTTTCACACCCACGTGGCGGCTGGAGACCCACGGCGACGACCAGGTGCTACAGGTGAGGGACCTGGTGATTACGTCGTTCGGATACCAGGTGCCGGACCTGCCCGGCACGGCCCGGATCGAAATACAGGGTCCCGGCAACCAGGTCCTGGACAGCATTGCCTACACGGCCGCCGCGCCGAGCGTGCGTGTAAGCGCCCCGGCGGCGGGATCGACGGTGGAACCGGTGGACGGCGCGGTCAATATCCAGTGGTCGGGATCCGACCCGGACGGCGGGGACCT harbors:
- the aroA gene encoding 3-phosphoshikimate 1-carboxyvinyltransferase; the encoded protein is MKKVIQHRPRIEGAIATPGDKSTSHRAALLNSIAEGTAHVSNFCVGDDRASMLRVLRGLGVRITRHNACPVSGADECFKVEGRGLDGLVEPTNVLSAGNSGTTTRLVSGLLAGQSFMSVLTGDGSLRRRPMSRVVKPLTQMGAKIMGRSKDTLLPLAIRGGDLKGINYTVPMASAQVKSCVLIAGLYAQGTTTVTEPTLSRDHTERMLRYMGANLKSSGLSHSISRSKLIAKDIAVPGDTSSAAFWLVAGAVHPNARITLRNIGINPTRTGVIKVLESMGARIRMQNVRESGPETVADIVVETSELHGTEIRGEIIPHVIDELPVLSLAAALAKGKTVIADAEELRVKESDRINATAVGLNALGARVEEQGDGMVIYGGAKLKGAAVKSYGDHRIAMTMGIAGVIATGRTTIDGAEAASVSYPLFWDTLQSLTMGGLQ
- a CDS encoding M1 family metallopeptidase, with the protein product MFDNRHDIRSAALLTEHRVPCAHYAPCDLSSTIGVLTQSIYPIYLRKGSALMTTTTTGRKVLPANVRPSHYKITLSPDLDNFTFRGEETVRIDIQEPTRTITLNADELAIQTCSFQAMGGRSFAPIETTLNEKDQTVTFTFQQEIPVSQGALNIKFTGTLNDKLRGFYRSKYRGKDGKDHYLATTQFEATDARRAFPCWDEPSLKARFQINLVIPPALTAVSNMPLVKESRDPSGKKRMEFEDSPIMSTYLVAFVVGDLKYVEEGSKSGTMMRIWATAGNEEKGRYALDVSLRLLDYYNSYFGIPYPLAKMDHIAIPDFAAGAMENWGCITYREPALLVDPANSSAGTRQTVAAVVAHEMAHMWFGDLVTMAWWNDLWLNESFASWMGDKAVDVLHPEWQMWTQFVSSDTNRALSLDGLKNSHPIEQEVNNPDEIGQLFDAISYSKGGSILRMLEHYLGADTFQRGLGIYLNRHQYKNAAQIDLWNAMGEASGKPVAAMMSSWINQTGYPVLDVKTSRKSGAVDLAASQNRFLYDHLVDRNAKDDTLWRVPLAARTDSGATASAMMDQREAKLSIATGKAGAGALWVKVNPEQTGFYRVNYTPEDWNALRPAIRDLALPAMDRLGIQNDAYALARGGYIPITVFLNIAEAYLNETDASVWSDLTANFGSLDLLIGSQNYYPRYQAYARRILQTAGKQIGWDKRPNEGHLDALLRSTLLTALGEYKDDSTLAEARKRFDAYVKDPGSVHPDIRRVSLALTAKRGDRAVYDKMWEMEKAAALEEEKLRLLVALTQFERQDLLEETLNRSLSADVRLSNTIAVVTYVANNRHGRDMAWGFLKKNWTEFDRRYGEGGFGLMRLVAGTTKFTTRDRYEDVESFFKAHPAPAADRTIKQSLELIRINIAWLERNADELEKWFVG
- a CDS encoding guanylate kinase, producing the protein MNNAANGHKQSILLVLSGPSGVGKDAVLNRMKAAGRPYHFTVTCTTRPKRASETEGKDYIFLTSEKFREMLRNGEFLESAEVYGNYYGVPKRQVMDALNAGKDVIIKTDIQGAATIRKLAPNALFIFLAPPSMEELAARLTLRMTESPEALRRRLDTAEKEMRESSRFDYVVVNENDRIDEAVHAIEEIMERERMEARRRVVAL
- a CDS encoding DEAD/DEAH box helicase, producing MTDKSTRTPTVNSVTQSAQPFSFQQVRPAIFAELQKMGITSPTPIQVSAIPAMLAGHDLLGQAPTGSGKTLAFTIPMIEACDTKVNGVQSLVLVPTRELAIQIADVAEPLAKACKLKLTLLYGGRSLVPEQSALRRGPHIIIGTPGRTLDHLRQGALNLKSVKVFVLDEADEMLDRGFAPDVERIIGYTPTTRQTALFSATMPQWVKLTAEKHMRSPVTVRVTPDKEAPAVIEQIVYEVGADVKLSALKVLLDKRGEGSVLVFGRTKHGVKKLATRLVQLGYPTAALQGNLSQNAREKVMADFRSGKLPILVATNVAARGIDVSDIDLVINYEMPETAELFTHRVGRTGRMGRAGTAITLLTAVDFLKWHEMQKALGRRIAPSPWPHGELARDPLPMPSPQSRQPRQRSSGGRPPRGDSRPQGSSRSPRSGGQRGDRAPGERQQRIELHSQDAGSSAGMSALERAKARHQQRQPGR
- a CDS encoding prephenate dehydrogenase/arogenate dehydrogenase family protein, with product MSTSRPDKARAERITIIGMNSTGMSFGLALKGAGLTATEIVGADGDRAALDRAASLGAVDRTSANLADALEGAALVIIAEDLSMTRDLLAAIGDALATGATVTDTSSPKAATIEWAETHLPAGVSFVGGHPLGGRPDETSATAFEGASYAIVPSKRASKGSIESVASMVELLGAKPVFMDAAEHDAFAAMTEILPALIGYAYLANTAGSPPWKDVSRFAGLEWAQIAYSAADPKDAAVAAAAATDATVNAINGLIEKLVEIRDLVRSRDERLSGRLIELWEARARWELGETSARPAAHESAGSFSSMILGRRLSERLKQIGNVNRRRKWGYPRKGDKE
- a CDS encoding fibronectin type III domain-containing protein, producing the protein MVAGRRTPVFGSKAEIHKAIIITGKSNGTQRATVSIKITSDQASPSTIYSGPAKYSIPIDPPCTENSVDFLLLVDTPMGLPEPPATPFQFPAKGPYEIHAQVLREDGSKSGVADIVVRGNVVEIPPLRVNYFPAYIGSTDMEFARRLEIRGVVQRAAQALRQATDRDLPIFFPLKSTGGVVTTLRSTVDLNPVLNPPQTWGEWFSDKTRIGALSATQQHDLRMSRINDYFTTGAALTEPAGAQTRYIVVLQKPDLYAVWGSDGINGFSNHKGAMVHSDVVFRTVAHEIAHTTGRTSDSEGWLFSRDEMQRDCSLNYHNEAMEIAHGVRIAADNSRAILKDQYHMMVSVVDNPPWWISQCTYWHLVHRLQERLDPPVIQVRGHLSRTESANGAALLPSYRMDGVIDLNEGPGEWAILLKDDGGNLLGSFPFTPTWRLETHGDDQVLQVRDLVITSFGYQVPDLPGTARIEIQGPGNQVLDSIAYTAAAPSVRVSAPAAGSTVEPVDGAVNIQWSGSDPDGGDLLYTVLYSSDGGENWSMLSLEGEATEFAVTLDPEETDHVVKVVATDGANSGQAEVTFTTKPAGGSGFSAMIIALAALVVLGAVGGGFFLMKKRRA